The following proteins are encoded in a genomic region of Triticum dicoccoides isolate Atlit2015 ecotype Zavitan chromosome 1B, WEW_v2.0, whole genome shotgun sequence:
- the LOC119334114 gene encoding uncharacterized protein LOC119334114 isoform X2 — MGNCKSSSRALLGKAHVVPDAEWRMQDFGKTHVPDLEWRIHDFSSLLETGAKAATSATFHCSGYNWQLQVIPMHKETGSETPYVALRLMTSPERMVPGHTMHVVFELSIYNHSKGMHCGCKASYNFHFKNSYSKEHCLIPLQELLKSSAFLVDDSCVFGVDILKIDVSSPEKKAVVVQKKATTVQNLFVQKKEFVKGTYTWNVNNFLELDTDNFVRSPTFEVGGHKWEPIDKIGGSDKSFIPVLQRH; from the exons ATGGGCAACTGCAAGAGTTCAT CTCGTGCACTGCTAGGAAAAGCCCATGTTGTTCCGGATGCTGAATGGAGGATGCAGGATTTTGGAAAGACCCATGTTCCAGATCTAGAATGGAGAATTCATGACTTCTCATCGCTGCTTGAGACGGGAGCTAAGGCAGCAACATCTGCCACTTTTCACTGCTCTGGGTATAACTG GCAGCTGCAAGTGATTCCAATGCATAAAGAAACTGGTTCTGAAACGCCATATGTTGCTCTTCGTCTTATGACATCCCCAGAAAGGATGGTGCCAGGTCACACGATGCATGTGGTTTTTGAATTGTCAATATACAACCATTCAAAAGGAATGCACTGTGGATGCAAAG CTAGCTACAACTTTCATTTCAAGAATAGCTACTCGAAGGAGCATTGCTTGATTCCTCTTCAGGAGCTACTGAAATCATCTgcttttctagttgatgatagttgTGTCTTCGGTGTGGACATATTAAAAATTGATGTCTCTTCTCCTGAAAAGAAGGCTGTTGTGGTTCAGAAGAAGGCTACCACAGTTCAGAACCTCTTCGTCCAGAAGAAGGAGTTCGTCAAAGGGACATACACTTGGAACGTGAACAACTTCCTTGAACTGGACACGGATAACTTTGTCCGTTCTCCTACATTTGAAGTTGGCGGGCATAAATG GGAGCCTATTGATAAGATAGGTGGCAGTGATAAAAGCTTCATCCCAGTACTTCAGAGGCATTGA
- the LOC119334114 gene encoding uncharacterized protein LOC119334114 isoform X1, with protein sequence MGNCKSSSRALLGKAHVVPDAEWRMQDFGKTHVPDLEWRIHDFSSLLETGAKAATSATFHCSGYNWQLQVIPMHKETGSETPYVALRLMTSPERMVPGHTMHVVFELSIYNHSKGMHCGCKASYNFHFKNSYSKEHCLIPLQELLKSSAFLVDDSCVFGVDILKIDVSSPEKKAVVVQKKATTVQNLFVQKKEFVKGTYTWNVNNFLELDTDNFVRSPTFEVGGHKWYVGMYPHGDKYSTDCLSLYLCLDASDELRLDLDASDELRLDSKKVFIMTLSILDQKNGKHLTATSGLWVCNKGCGWGWPNFFGLKKLKEPSGGYVVGSSCIVKADLTIIGSSNDG encoded by the exons ATGGGCAACTGCAAGAGTTCAT CTCGTGCACTGCTAGGAAAAGCCCATGTTGTTCCGGATGCTGAATGGAGGATGCAGGATTTTGGAAAGACCCATGTTCCAGATCTAGAATGGAGAATTCATGACTTCTCATCGCTGCTTGAGACGGGAGCTAAGGCAGCAACATCTGCCACTTTTCACTGCTCTGGGTATAACTG GCAGCTGCAAGTGATTCCAATGCATAAAGAAACTGGTTCTGAAACGCCATATGTTGCTCTTCGTCTTATGACATCCCCAGAAAGGATGGTGCCAGGTCACACGATGCATGTGGTTTTTGAATTGTCAATATACAACCATTCAAAAGGAATGCACTGTGGATGCAAAG CTAGCTACAACTTTCATTTCAAGAATAGCTACTCGAAGGAGCATTGCTTGATTCCTCTTCAGGAGCTACTGAAATCATCTgcttttctagttgatgatagttgTGTCTTCGGTGTGGACATATTAAAAATTGATGTCTCTTCTCCTGAAAAGAAGGCTGTTGTGGTTCAGAAGAAGGCTACCACAGTTCAGAACCTCTTCGTCCAGAAGAAGGAGTTCGTCAAAGGGACATACACTTGGAACGTGAACAACTTCCTTGAACTGGACACGGATAACTTTGTCCGTTCTCCTACATTTGAAGTTGGCGGGCATAAATG GTACGTCGGCATGTATCCGCATGGTGACAAATACAGCACTGATTGCCTCAGCTTGTACTTATGCCTGGATGCCTCGGATGAGCTCCGTCTCGATCTGGATGCCTCGGATGAGCTCCGTCTCGACTCCAAGAAGGTGTTTATAATGACTCTATCCATCCTGGACCAAAAGAATGGGAAACACTTGACTGCAACTTCAG GTCTCTGGGTATGTAATAAAGGATGCGGATGGGGATGGCCTAACTTCTTTGGACTCAAGAAACTCAAGGAGCCGTCGGGAGGCTATGTTGTGGGTTCGAGCTGCATTGTGAAGGCAGATCTTACCATCATTGGTTCATCCAATGATGGCTAG
- the LOC119304974 gene encoding TNF receptor-associated factor family protein DDB_G0290931-like — protein sequence MGNTGSTSPASLGKSHVPHLQWKVHDFSALLETGAKSAKSAHFHCSGYKWFLKVTPPMHQKPGAETPYVGLSLKLGRTTLKPGDTVNAVFELSVYNHAKKIYYGRKASHNFDLNNTCSKDECLIPLQKLLKSSAFLVDDSCVFGVKILKIKVCSPERKGVMVLKKATTLQNLFIQKKGLIKGTYTWTMDNYHELDLKRYVCSPTFEVGGHKWHVGMYPHGCRNITGHISLFLYLESSDKLCDESGKVVELTLSILDQKNGKHSTITSGLSVFGGDSSWGWPKFLTVNRFKDPSRGYLLGSRCVVKADFTIVGSSNDG from the exons ATGGGCAACACCGGGAGTACAT CTCCTGCAAGCTTAGGAAAGTCTCATGTTCCACATTTACAATGGAAGGTTCATGACTTCTCAGCGCTACTTGAGACAGGAGCCAAGTCAGCAAAGTCTGCTCATTTTCACTGCTCCGGGTATAAGTG GTTCCTGAAAGTGACACCACCAATGCATCAAAAACCTGGCGCTGAAACTCCATATGTTGGTCTTTCTCTTAAACTAGGCCGGACAACCCTGAAGCCGGGTGACACGGTAAATGCCGTGTTTGAGTTATCAGTATACAATCATGCAAAGAAGATATACTATGGACGCAAAG CTAGCCACAATTTTGATTTGAACAATACATGCTCAAAGGATGAATGTTTGATTCCTCTTCAGAAGCTACTAAAATCATCTgcttttctagttgatgatagctgCGTCTTTGGTGTTAAGATATTGAAAATTAAAGTATGTTCTCCTGAAAGGAAGGGTGTTATGGTTCTGAAAAAGGCTACCACACTTCAGAACCTTTTTATCCAGAAGAAAGGGCTCATCAAAGGGACCTACACCTGGACCATGGACAACTACCATGAATTGGACTTGAAGCGCTATGTTTGTTCTCCTACATTTGAAGTTGGTGGACATAAATG GCATGTTGGCATGTATCCGCATGGTTGCAGAAACATCACCGGCCACATCTCCTTGTTCTTATACTTGGAGTCCTCGGATAAGCTCTGTGACGAGTCCGGGAAGGTAGTTGAATTGACTCTATCCATCCTAGACCAAAAGAACGGGAAACACTCCACCATCACTTCAG GTCTCTCGGTGTTTGGAGGTGATAGCAGCTGGGGATGGCCCAAGTTCCTTACAGTCAATAGATTCAAGGATCCGTCTCGAGGCTATCTCCTAGGATCGAGATGCGTCGTCAAGGCAGATTTCACTATTGTTGGCTCCTCCAATGATGGCTAG